Proteins co-encoded in one Methanobacterium formicicum DSM 3637 genomic window:
- a CDS encoding cache domain-containing protein — MNKTLLIIIILMVLVAAAGVFYQQQSENRQKSKLVALVDQAVELIESQGEAGFPELRSSSWVHNDSYVFVWRLDGVRVVYPPDPSGEGKNMTDLLDSQGKPIGKLFIQTAENGNGWVDYMWPKPGEKTPSLKVTYIKRAQYQNQTYLVGSGVYI, encoded by the coding sequence ATGAATAAAACACTACTAATCATAATTATCCTGATGGTACTGGTAGCTGCAGCGGGGGTTTTCTACCAGCAACAATCAGAAAACAGGCAGAAAAGTAAACTGGTTGCACTGGTGGATCAGGCAGTAGAGCTTATAGAATCACAGGGGGAAGCAGGGTTCCCAGAGCTTCGTAGTTCTTCCTGGGTTCATAATGACAGTTATGTTTTTGTGTGGAGATTAGATGGTGTCCGAGTAGTTTACCCTCCAGATCCAAGTGGTGAAGGTAAAAACATGACAGATCTACTGGACTCCCAGGGAAAACCCATAGGAAAACTATTTATCCAAACTGCAGAGAATGGAAATGGTTGGGTAGATTACATGTGGCCTAAACCAGGGGAAAAAACACCTTCCCTGAAGGTAACCTACATAAAAAGAGCACAATACCAGAATCAAACTTATCTGGTGGGTTCAGGGGTTTATATTTAA
- a CDS encoding VOC family protein, which yields MPKVVHFEIPADDPERAINFYKEVFGWKIDKWEGEFDYWLVEAGEEDEPGINGAIKPKEFGNMVSDVISVDSYDEFAKKIEMSGGKMITEKMTIPDMGYTGSFQDTEGNILGIIEIFPMD from the coding sequence ATGCCAAAAGTAGTACATTTTGAAATACCTGCAGATGATCCAGAAAGGGCCATAAACTTCTATAAAGAAGTTTTCGGATGGAAAATTGATAAATGGGAAGGTGAATTTGACTATTGGCTAGTCGAAGCAGGAGAAGAAGATGAACCCGGTATCAACGGTGCCATAAAGCCAAAGGAGTTTGGAAATATGGTTAGTGATGTGATCAGTGTTGATTCCTACGATGAATTTGCCAAGAAAATTGAAATGTCCGGGGGGAAGATGATAACTGAAAAAATGACCATTCCAGATATGGGTTACACCGGATCCTTCCAGGATACTGAGGGGAATATACTGGGCATAATAGAAATTTTCCCAATGGATTAA
- a CDS encoding CDGSH iron-sulfur domain-containing protein: MVENNQLKNKMKIKIVKNGPYIVSGGVPLYEQIIITDEAGHTKDLVAEKEFPLQDTYTLCRCGKSKNKPYCDGTHNDTDFDGTETASRKPYTEKAEIFEGPELRLTDAHEFCDHSRFCMRSGGIRNLIEKSDDPEAKQTAIEEAMICPSGRLVLWDIKTGKPFEKDFEPSIVLVRDEQKKCQGPIWVRGGIPIESADGTMYESRNRITLCRCGKSENKPYCDGSHWMNAQQKLKFRKKWGLDDPK; this comes from the coding sequence ATGGTTGAAAATAATCAGTTGAAAAACAAAATGAAGATTAAAATCGTTAAAAATGGCCCATATATTGTTTCCGGTGGTGTTCCTCTGTATGAGCAGATAATAATCACTGATGAAGCGGGTCACACTAAAGACTTAGTTGCTGAAAAAGAATTTCCTCTGCAGGATACTTATACTCTCTGTCGGTGTGGGAAATCTAAGAATAAACCCTACTGTGATGGCACACATAATGATACTGATTTTGATGGTACTGAAACTGCCAGTAGAAAACCTTATACTGAAAAGGCTGAGATATTTGAAGGCCCTGAGCTCAGGTTAACCGATGCACATGAATTCTGTGACCATTCCCGTTTCTGCATGAGGTCAGGGGGGATCAGGAATTTAATCGAGAAATCAGATGATCCTGAAGCCAAACAAACCGCAATTGAAGAAGCCATGATATGCCCATCTGGTAGATTGGTATTGTGGGATATAAAAACAGGGAAACCATTTGAAAAGGACTTTGAACCATCTATTGTACTGGTCCGTGATGAACAGAAGAAATGCCAGGGACCAATCTGGGTGAGGGGTGGAATACCTATAGAATCTGCTGATGGAACCATGTATGAGTCCCGTAACCGGATCACGCTCTGTCGCTGTGGTAAATCTGAGAACAAACCTTACTGTGATGGAAGTCACTGGATGAATGCCCAGCAGAAATTAAAATTCAGAAAGAAATGGGGATTGGACGATCCTAAATAA
- a CDS encoding VOC family protein, with protein MQKITPFLWFDGKAEEAANFYISIFENSEVTNIMHYGKGGPAPEGSVMSVAFQLERQEFYALNGGPQYTFTPAISFFVKCETQEEVDELWEKLSEGGEEQGPGWVKDKYNLSWQIVPTVLEELMNDPDPEKSQRVMQAMMQMNKLDIKKLKQAHDEQ; from the coding sequence ATGCAAAAAATAACCCCATTTTTGTGGTTTGATGGTAAAGCTGAGGAAGCAGCTAATTTTTATATATCTATATTTGAAAATTCGGAAGTTACAAACATTATGCATTATGGAAAGGGAGGGCCTGCACCAGAGGGGAGTGTAATGTCCGTGGCATTCCAGCTTGAAAGGCAGGAATTTTATGCACTAAACGGGGGCCCACAATACACATTCACACCAGCCATATCCTTTTTCGTTAAATGTGAAACACAAGAAGAGGTAGATGAGTTATGGGAAAAGTTATCCGAAGGGGGAGAAGAACAGGGCCCAGGATGGGTTAAAGATAAGTACAATCTGTCATGGCAGATCGTTCCCACTGTTTTAGAGGAGCTCATGAATGACCCTGACCCTGAAAAATCCCAGAGAGTAATGCAAGCCATGATGCAGATGAATAAACTGGATATAAAGAAACTAAAACAGGCACATGACGAGCAATAA
- a CDS encoding DJ-1/PfpI family protein yields MKTAYLLVFDGLSDWEPGLAVAEINKSNEYQVKTVGFKREVAVTMGGISIVPDCTLNEINYTDAAILILPGGEMWESDPVMDLVPVVRKFIGLKIPVAAICGPTVFLARHGLVENKSHTSNGSKYLKNLIGEYPGSELYLNQPSVSSNGLITANGIASVEFARDILGELNIYNTETLESWYNFFKTPWLDD; encoded by the coding sequence ATGAAAACTGCTTATTTACTGGTATTTGATGGTTTATCTGACTGGGAACCGGGTCTGGCAGTGGCTGAAATAAACAAATCCAATGAGTATCAAGTTAAAACTGTTGGTTTCAAAAGAGAGGTTGCAGTCACCATGGGTGGAATTTCCATAGTGCCTGATTGCACCCTTAATGAGATTAACTACACGGATGCAGCGATTTTAATATTACCCGGGGGAGAAATGTGGGAAAGTGATCCAGTAATGGACCTGGTCCCGGTGGTAAGGAAATTCATTGGTCTGAAAATACCAGTTGCCGCCATATGTGGACCTACCGTCTTTTTAGCCCGCCATGGATTGGTTGAAAACAAATCTCATACCAGTAACGGTAGCAAATACCTTAAAAATTTAATTGGAGAATATCCGGGCAGTGAACTTTATCTTAACCAGCCTTCTGTTTCCAGTAATGGGTTGATCACTGCCAATGGGATAGCTTCTGTGGAATTTGCCCGGGACATACTGGGGGAACTGAATATTTACAATACTGAAACCCTGGAAAGCTGGTACAATTTTTTTAAAACACCATGGTTGGATGATTAA
- a CDS encoding UbiA family prenyltransferase — MNPYLEILRPGNAIMAVIAIFLMAVISGKFTLEALMAAVVVFVVTGAGNSINDYFDHKIDAINKPERPIPSGRISLKTALIYSISLFVLGIILAFLINLLLGIIALLSSILMIFYARDLKTKCLIGNLSISFLTGLCFVFGGIAVNEIVVSIYLGFFAFLMTMAREIVKDMEDVEGDKLEGAATLPILHGMRISSILAAIFMILASVGSPLLYFMGIFSIFYLPVLCLAIVIFLYCALSILKDQSSENAGKVSKRIKLGMTITFVAFAVGSPFLATLL, encoded by the coding sequence ATGAACCCCTATCTGGAGATATTGCGACCTGGAAATGCAATCATGGCAGTAATTGCCATTTTTTTAATGGCAGTAATTAGTGGTAAATTCACATTAGAAGCCTTGATGGCTGCGGTAGTGGTGTTTGTAGTTACCGGGGCAGGAAACAGTATCAACGATTATTTTGATCATAAAATTGATGCAATAAACAAACCAGAACGGCCCATTCCTTCCGGACGAATTTCTCTAAAAACCGCGTTAATCTACTCGATTTCACTATTTGTCCTGGGAATAATCCTGGCATTCCTTATAAACTTGCTATTGGGTATAATTGCACTTTTAAGTTCTATTTTAATGATCTTTTATGCCCGTGATCTTAAAACAAAATGTTTAATTGGAAACCTGAGCATTTCATTTTTAACCGGGTTATGTTTTGTTTTTGGGGGCATAGCTGTGAATGAAATAGTAGTCTCTATTTATCTGGGTTTCTTTGCCTTCCTGATGACCATGGCCCGGGAGATCGTCAAGGACATGGAAGATGTGGAAGGGGATAAACTGGAGGGTGCTGCAACACTCCCCATACTCCACGGCATGAGAATTTCATCCATTCTGGCAGCAATCTTCATGATATTGGCTAGTGTGGGAAGTCCTTTGTTATATTTCATGGGTATTTTCAGCATCTTTTATTTACCAGTGCTGTGTTTGGCCATTGTAATCTTCCTGTATTGTGCCCTGTCCATATTAAAGGATCAATCCTCTGAAAATGCTGGTAAAGTCTCTAAAAGAATTAAATTAGGTATGACCATAACATTTGTGGCCTTTGCAGTGGGATCTCCATTTTTAGCAACACTACTGTAA
- a CDS encoding SRPBCC family protein — MKKAKIISEPGKQELIIIREFDAPRELVFKAFTDPELYVKWLGPRDLTMTLETFEPKSGGSWRYIQKDPKGNEFAFHGVNHEVTAFEKIISTFEFEGLPETGHVLLDTTKFEKIASDRTKLTSQSVFQSIEDRDGMIQSGMEYGINDSYERLDELLKTMQK, encoded by the coding sequence ATGAAAAAGGCCAAAATTATAAGCGAACCTGGAAAGCAAGAGCTAATTATTATACGTGAGTTTGATGCTCCGCGAGAGCTTGTTTTTAAAGCATTCACAGACCCCGAGCTTTACGTAAAATGGCTGGGACCAAGAGATCTCACAATGACTCTTGAAACATTTGAACCAAAAAGCGGTGGTTCCTGGAGGTATATTCAAAAAGATCCAAAAGGCAATGAGTTTGCATTTCATGGGGTGAATCACGAAGTCACAGCTTTTGAGAAGATCATCAGCACATTTGAATTTGAAGGACTCCCTGAAACAGGACATGTGCTCCTTGATACAACAAAATTTGAAAAAATAGCCAGTGACAGGACAAAACTAACGTCTCAATCTGTTTTTCAATCAATAGAGGACCGTGACGGGATGATCCAGTCAGGAATGGAATATGGGATCAACGACTCCTACGAACGTCTCGATGAGCTTTTGAAAACAATGCAAAAATAG
- a CDS encoding helix-hairpin-helix domain-containing protein, protein MDLRDIKGIGDKLASKIINHFGSQDEFLRAASNYEVYRLASMEGVSQRRAVEIINAVLGNPTEEFLKTERAVQIYEEIIQCIVQYANTEYAKNRVLLLSPGKNPETIQENLKMVMEAKEKVASLPRDDLKALFKNVNFSRTSKPKYDTSKAILVESREDYVSLMDRELNQRAQILNIQEVGSLDEFELVVYVYRDGVLELDDAPNLAMVNCDAEDLEIIPETVLSYYQDNQVLLENILKIREILGHPSVLRDVLKIMDSIKTSAVDEKIFDSAVNQAKDKADKQLEEAIKKVDLSGQEVLDLLNKGMSPKIQEIFDEILKEAVKEIKDNTGVSFDPFIQKYPLEIDEQELERVKKHEMGKKEVKAFEERVNVASKLQMLKGDVEAEIQEVLEFDYKFALGCFAYYYDLHPPLVSDGFSFEEGLHLNLALEDPSRVQRINYSLESPDNVVLLTGANSGGKTTLLETLAQISIMSQMGLPVCARQARVKLVDEIYFFSKKRSLDAGAFESFLSTFMPIVVREEEKLILLDELEAITELEAAVKIISSFITFIQDSKSFAIIVTHMAREILKNTDVRVDGIEAQGLDEEYNLIVDRTPRMNYFARSTPELILRMVYQRSDGKLKDIYGKMLERF, encoded by the coding sequence TTGGATTTACGTGATATCAAAGGCATTGGTGATAAGTTAGCCTCCAAGATCATTAATCATTTTGGGAGCCAGGATGAATTTCTCAGGGCTGCCAGTAACTATGAGGTGTATCGGCTGGCAAGTATGGAAGGAGTTAGCCAGCGCCGTGCAGTGGAGATCATCAATGCGGTTCTGGGTAATCCCACTGAAGAATTTCTGAAAACTGAAAGAGCCGTGCAAATCTATGAAGAAATAATTCAGTGCATAGTACAGTATGCCAACACAGAATATGCTAAAAATCGGGTTCTACTTCTGAGTCCGGGTAAAAACCCGGAGACAATTCAGGAAAATCTTAAAATGGTCATGGAAGCTAAAGAAAAAGTAGCCAGCCTCCCCAGGGATGATCTTAAAGCTCTTTTTAAAAATGTGAACTTCAGCAGGACATCCAAACCAAAATATGACACATCCAAGGCCATATTGGTGGAATCACGAGAGGATTATGTTAGTTTAATGGACCGTGAACTTAATCAGCGCGCCCAGATACTCAATATCCAGGAAGTAGGCAGTCTGGATGAATTCGAACTGGTAGTTTACGTTTACCGGGATGGTGTTCTGGAACTGGATGATGCACCCAACCTGGCCATGGTCAACTGCGATGCAGAAGATCTGGAAATTATTCCAGAAACAGTTTTATCCTATTATCAGGACAATCAGGTTCTTCTGGAGAATATTCTAAAAATCAGAGAAATACTGGGCCATCCCTCTGTTTTGAGGGATGTATTGAAGATAATGGACTCTATAAAAACTTCCGCTGTTGATGAAAAAATATTTGACAGTGCTGTGAACCAGGCCAAGGATAAAGCAGATAAACAATTGGAAGAGGCCATAAAGAAAGTTGACCTGTCGGGTCAAGAAGTTCTGGACCTTCTAAATAAGGGCATGTCACCGAAAATTCAGGAAATCTTTGATGAAATTCTTAAAGAAGCAGTCAAAGAAATTAAGGATAATACTGGTGTGAGTTTTGATCCTTTTATCCAGAAGTACCCCCTGGAAATAGATGAACAGGAACTGGAAAGAGTTAAAAAACATGAAATGGGTAAAAAAGAGGTTAAAGCCTTTGAAGAAAGGGTTAATGTTGCATCCAAGCTCCAAATGCTCAAAGGGGATGTTGAGGCCGAAATCCAGGAAGTGCTTGAATTTGATTACAAGTTCGCCCTGGGATGTTTCGCCTACTACTATGATCTGCACCCACCCCTGGTGAGTGACGGATTCAGTTTCGAAGAAGGATTACACCTGAATTTAGCACTGGAAGATCCTTCCCGTGTGCAGAGGATCAACTACTCACTGGAATCTCCGGATAATGTGGTTCTCCTCACTGGAGCCAACAGTGGAGGTAAAACCACCCTCCTGGAGACTCTGGCTCAGATCAGTATCATGAGCCAGATGGGACTACCAGTATGCGCCAGACAAGCCAGGGTTAAACTGGTTGATGAAATCTACTTCTTCAGTAAAAAGCGTTCACTGGATGCAGGGGCTTTTGAATCATTCCTGAGCACGTTCATGCCAATTGTGGTTCGTGAGGAAGAGAAATTGATTCTTTTAGATGAGCTGGAAGCCATAACTGAACTTGAAGCTGCAGTGAAAATAATTTCAAGCTTCATAACCTTTATACAGGATTCCAAATCATTTGCAATTATTGTAACCCACATGGCCAGGGAGATACTTAAAAACACCGATGTAAGGGTGGATGGTATTGAAGCCCAGGGACTGGATGAGGAGTATAACCTGATTGTGGATCGTACCCCCCGGATGAACTATTTTGCCAGAAGTACCCCAGAACTGATTTTAAGAATGGTTTACCAGAGATCAGATGGAAAGTTGAAGGATATCTACGGGAAGATGCTGGAACGATTTTAG
- a CDS encoding sulfite exporter TauE/SafE family protein, with product MELVVYILILLFTGAFVGFASGLLGIGGGFIMVPVQFFLLTALGSDPDTALRVAFATSLAVILPTALSGALGHWRRGAVMVVPAILLGLTGLVGGIFGAGISSYTPAAILSFIFGLLALGSALWMLMSRYPDINEKPSNSKESYLFWGFLGGFSSGLLGIGGGVVMVPLLNILLKFPIHKAIGTSTAFIIFASIGGIITYIFTGMNATGLPPYSVGYVSLIQFVALAGTSIPMARVGVRAAHKLPDKELKYLFAALLIYIALKMMGVFQWLNLPL from the coding sequence ATGGAATTAGTTGTCTACATATTGATTCTTCTCTTCACTGGCGCATTTGTAGGATTTGCTTCGGGTCTACTGGGGATTGGTGGTGGTTTTATTATGGTGCCAGTTCAGTTCTTCCTGCTCACTGCCCTGGGTTCTGATCCTGACACCGCCCTCAGAGTGGCATTTGCCACCAGTCTGGCTGTGATTTTACCAACCGCCCTAAGTGGGGCCCTGGGGCACTGGCGCCGCGGAGCAGTTATGGTTGTCCCTGCAATCCTCCTGGGACTAACTGGATTAGTGGGTGGTATTTTTGGTGCAGGAATATCCAGTTACACTCCTGCTGCAATATTAAGTTTTATATTTGGGTTACTGGCACTGGGTAGTGCCTTGTGGATGTTAATGTCACGATATCCGGATATAAACGAAAAACCATCAAACTCCAAAGAGTCCTACCTTTTCTGGGGGTTTTTGGGAGGTTTTTCCTCAGGACTCCTGGGGATTGGTGGTGGAGTGGTCATGGTACCGTTACTGAACATTCTCCTGAAATTCCCAATTCACAAGGCCATCGGAACATCCACTGCATTTATTATATTCGCGTCCATCGGTGGAATCATAACCTACATCTTCACAGGTATGAACGCCACTGGTTTACCTCCCTACTCAGTGGGATATGTTAGTTTAATACAGTTCGTGGCTTTAGCAGGTACCAGTATTCCAATGGCCCGAGTTGGAGTTAGAGCTGCCCATAAACTACCGGATAAAGAGTTAAAATATCTATTTGCAGCCCTTTTAATTTACATTGCTTTGAAGATGATGGGAGTATTTCAATGGCTGAATTTACCTCTTTAA
- a CDS encoding DUF429 domain-containing protein, whose translation MGIDLAGKVDNPTGICILNADESRGYEMDMGTLYTDEEILGTIDRVQPSLIVIDAPLSLPKGRCCLEKECECAVGGHFRQSEREIRRYGSVLPLTFTGMKMLTLRGVGLASTLSGKFQLKETHPRTAGKMLNWENLEKDLENCFHLPPNPTEHELDAAIAALTGFFYINDCFLELGDEDEGTIILPKGKDCLEIIEKLKKPRKV comes from the coding sequence ATGGGCATAGATCTAGCTGGCAAGGTGGATAATCCCACTGGGATATGCATTTTAAATGCAGATGAAAGTAGAGGGTATGAGATGGATATGGGTACACTGTACACAGATGAGGAAATTTTAGGAACAATTGACAGGGTACAGCCTTCTTTAATTGTAATTGATGCCCCTTTATCATTACCAAAAGGGCGCTGCTGTCTGGAAAAGGAATGTGAATGTGCAGTTGGAGGTCATTTCCGCCAATCAGAACGTGAAATACGTCGTTACGGTTCAGTTCTACCTTTGACATTTACTGGAATGAAGATGCTCACCTTGAGGGGTGTTGGTCTGGCCAGTACTCTTTCAGGTAAATTTCAACTTAAGGAAACCCATCCACGCACAGCTGGGAAGATGTTGAATTGGGAAAATCTGGAAAAAGATTTGGAAAACTGTTTTCATCTTCCTCCAAACCCCACTGAACATGAACTGGATGCAGCAATTGCAGCCTTAACTGGATTTTTTTATATTAATGATTGTTTTCTTGAGTTGGGAGATGAAGATGAAGGGACTATTATTCTTCCCAAAGGGAAGGACTGTTTAGAAATAATAGAAAAGCTTAAAAAACCGAGAAAAGTTTAG